TCAAGCTTTCCATCCCCACCGTGATTGCCGGTGAGGACTATACGGTCAACTCCCTGTCGGATATCGATTGCGTAGTCATCCCGTTTACCGTCGAAAATGAACGCTTCCTTGTGGGGCTGACCCTCAAGAAGGAAGACTAGGCCTCCGAAACATAAAGCACGGGGCGGGGTGGTCCGTCCCGTGCCGCACAATCTACTTCTCTCCCGCGAGCCCCAATGGAAGGATACGACAAGCTTCACGAAATGCTGCAGAATGCCCTAGTACAGGCCGGCGAAGAAGCCGGTATGCTGCTGGGGCAGAGTCTTTCCGTGACGTTGACGGACTCGCTCACCTTCAGCAAAAGTGCCTATTTCGGCGATCTTGACGACGGCGTCTTCGTGCTGGAGGTGGAATCCCGCGAAGAATACCCCGGGCGCCTCTATCTGCTGTTCAATCTGCGTGACGCCATCCTGATGAGTTCGCTGCTGTTGGGAATTCCGGCGGCTCGAATCAAAGAAAAACAACGCCTTTCCATCATCGAGGCCGACGATATCGATGCCTTTGGTGAAATCGGCAACATGGTGAACGGGGCGCTCAACACGACCTTCCAGGGCAGTCTTTCCGGCAAGGCCCACCTGAAACTGCAGGGCTCAAAAAAGTACGTGCCGGAGATTGACCCGCTTTCCAGCGAAGAGCCGCTGCCTGACGGCGATTACCTGATGTTCCGTTCGAAGCTCGAAATGGAAGGTCAGGAGATGCACCACTTGGATGTGCTGATCCCGCTGGACCTGGGCAAGCTGTACGATCCGCCCGCCGAAGCGAAACCTGAAGCGGAACCGCCGGTGGAGGAGAGCGAGGAGGCGGCCGAGCCTGCCGTCGCCGCGGCCGCGGCACCAGTAGCCGATGGCGCCGTGGGAACCGTCCAGGCGGCAGTGGCCGGGAGCACCGGCGAGGATATGGTCGTCATTTTTGAGGACGACGACGTTGACCGGCACCAAATGGCGGAGTCACTCAAGTTCACCGGCTTCAAGATCGTGGAGAGCACCCTGAACGCCGATATCAAGGATATCCTGTCCCAGGGTAACGTCCGGTTGGTGGTGATCGGTTCACGGGATGCCGACGACCGGGAGCTTGCGGTCTGTATCAAGATCAACGCCCTGCGTCAGGAACAGCCGGTGCCGATCATCATGTCCGCCGAGCGTTGGACCCGTACCGCCGTGCTCAAGGCGCTCAAGTACGGTGCACGGGAAATCATCATCAAGCCCTGTGACTACGACGATCTCGTCAGCAAAGTGCGGCGGCTTTGCCGGATTATGGCGGTATGAACGCCACCTGGTCCCGCGCGATGCTGAAGACCATGGTACCGATAGGTTGTCTTGCGCTGGTGGTCGCCCTCCTTTTTCCCGGCATCGTATCCGCGGCTCCGGATGTCTCCGCTAACCGCATTCTGCGCGTTGAAATCAAGAACATCAAGCAGTTGACCAGAATTACGCTGTCCTGTGAGGCGGAGCCCCGCTATACCGTAACCGCTCTCCCCGGCGACCGTGTGAGGATCAGATTCAGCAATACCGACGGGCCGCTGTTTAAGGCCAAGCGACGCTATTCCGACAGTAACATCGGTGGTTTGGTCTTCCGTCGCTCCGCTGGTGACATGCTGCTGACCTTTGCAGTGGCTCCCCAACGGGTCGGCTGGCGTGTGGTCCATGCCAGCGGGGTTGCCGCATTGTCCATCGATATCGGCCCGAAGCTCGGTGAGCAAAATCTTCCGCCGGTGCTACCGGGACGAGAGCGTATCCGCAGCGGGGCAGAAAAGCTGCTCAAGGACTTTGATCCCCCGCTCAAACCAGAGATTCCGTTTGTGCCCACTGACCGGCAAGTGCTCAGCACGCTGTTGGGGGCTGAGGACCAGAATGTCTTCCTGACGGCGGAGAGTGCCCTCTACAAGGGGCAGTTGACTGCTGCTGAAGAGGTTTTCCAGCAGTTTGCCGCGCGTCAAGGGCCGGTCAGGCCGCTGGCGCTGTACCGATTGGCGGAAGCCCAGTACCGACTCCAGAAATACGCCCAGTCCCTTGCCACATTCCGTGAGGCGGTCCAGTTGTGGGATGCCTTTTTCTCCCTGAATCCGGCGGCTATGTTCTATTACGGCGACAGCATCGCCAGAAACGGTGACCTTCCCGGGGGACGGCAGTTGCTTGCCCGGCTTATCGCCACCCATGCCGACAAGAAGTATGCGCCGGTGCTGCTGGTACGCATGGCCGACGTACTGGCGCGCCAGGGCCATGATGCGGAGGCTTGGGCGATCTACCGCACCGTGGCTACCGAGTTCCGCGAGGGGAAGGCTCCCCAGATTGCCCGGATCAAGCTGGCCGACCGGGAGCTGCTTCACTCGACGCCTGATAACTATCGCACACTTGCAGCCGTGTACCGCACGCTTGCCGAGACGGCGGCCGACTACGATCTGCGTGAAGAAGCCGCTTTCAAGCATGCGTTACTCGAAGCGGTAAACGGTCCTCCCGACTCCGCCCTGGAGTTGGTCAAGCGCTACCAGAAGCGTTTTCCCAAAGGAGTTTTTCTCCCGATTACCAAGGATATGCGCGAAGATCTGGTGTTGCTGAGCTATCGTGCCAAAAAATGGGACAACGATCCTCCGGGGCTGATAAGTCTGGCCAGCGATAATCAGGAGTTCCTTGCGCTGGCCTCGGGATACCCGGGCTTTTTCCCTGCCGTTACCGAGGCGTTTGCAAAGATTGGCCGTCCCTTGGACTTGATCGCGCTCTATGTCAATATTCTGCAGCGTCCCTGGGTGGGACGCGACAGTCAGGCCTACCTTACGCTGGAGATTGCGGATCAGGCCGAGTTGCTTGGTGACGACCGGATGGCTCGGAAGACCCTGGAGAGCTTCCTGCGGCGCAACCCCGATCATCCCAAAGTGCAGGAAGCGCGGGAAAAGCTTGGAGCCTTGCTGTACAGAGCCAAAGATTTGACAGGTGTGCGGGCGCAGCTTGCCTGGTTGCTGGCCAAGGACACCAAGGCGGCGCGCCCGATAAGCTACTACTATCTGGGAAGGGCGCTGTGGGAGAGCAAGCAGTACGCTCAGGCAGCCCTTGCCATGGAGACCTATGCGGCGGCGGTCAGGGCCGAAAAGGAACAGCCGCCGCTGGTGGGTGACGCCTACTATATTGCGGCGCTGTCCGAGCAGGCGCAGGGCCGCTTGTCGAAGGCAGCCAGCCTGCTGCAGGAAGGAATGAACAAGGTCGCGCCGGAGCGCAGAGACCAGTTCCTGTACAAACTGGGCGAAGTGGCGCTTCAGGACAACCGGGTGCAGCAGGCCCGCGAGTTTTTTGAGCAGATCGTCAGATCCGGGACGGACTCTGACTGGCGTCGCCTGGCTCGCCAGGCTCTCCTGGACAGGCGGTTCCCGTCCGAGCCTCAGTCAAAAAAACCATAAGTCAAAACTTCTGACAGTCAAATTTCCGACGATCCCTGTAGCCCCCCCAGGGGCACCCCCGGTCTCCCAGTCTTAACGTGCTGATATTGCAGTTTTGTTTTTGGGGGCACGATATTTGCATTTTCGTTTCTTGCGCGTGCCGTGTGCAAGAACTGGGGTGCTGCGGCTGTCGGAATCGGCGGTGCGGTGAGTGCCAGTGTTGCATTGAGGGTGGCGAGTTACTTATCTTTGTCCCGCCTGGAGGATATGCCAGATGCCAGTTGAGGGCCTGTTCAGTACAACCATTGATGTTCTGAGTAAGAGCGTTGACCTGCGGACGCGTGCTCACAACCTGACCGCCAGTAATATCGCCAATGCCGAAACCCCCGGTTATACGCCCAAGGCGTTGCAGTTCGAAGAGTCGCTGCAGCAGGCTGTCAAAAAATCGACAAAGCGTGGGGGCGGAACCCCTTCGACCACCCATCCGGCGCATATCCCATTGAAACGGACCGGCGATTCGATTCAGCAGGTGCGGGGAGATGTTGTTGAGGTGCCTGCCAAAACACCCGGACGAGACGGCAATTCCGTTGAGCTTGAAAATGAAATGAGCCGCATGATGCAGAACCAGGTGCTGTTCAATGCATCGGCGCAGTTGCTTACGAAAAAGTTCGAAGGACTGCGGTCGGCGCTGAGGGAGGGCAAATAAATGGATCTTTTTACCGCCATGGGTACCAGTTCGTCGGCATTGTCCGCCGAACGAACCCGCATGAACCTGATATCGAGCAACCTTGCCAACGCCAATACGACGCGTACGGCGGAAGGAGGCCCCTACAGGCGCAAAGATGCCATCTTTCTGGCAACACCGCCGACGGACACATTCGGTAAGACGCTTGCGGGAGTTACGGCCACCCAGATCCGGCAGGTGACGGTCAGCGGCATCATTGAAGACAAAAATGCCCCCCGCATGCAGTATGACCCGTCGCATCCTGACGCCACTCCCGACGGATACGTGGCCATGCCGAACGTGAACGTCGTTGAGGAAATGGTTGATATGATTACTGCGACCAGGGTGTACGAGGCAAACGTGATGGCCGCGCAGGCGGCAAAGGGCATGGCGCTGAAAACCCTGGAAATCGGGCGTTAGGGAGTTAGTCTATGAATATTTCGCAGATTGGTGGGATTGGCGGCTCACTGCAATCGTTTGCTTCCCCCGCAACGCAGTTTACGGACACGCTTGCGAACGCTTCCGGCTCTGGCGGCAAGCTGAACCCCGCCAGCGGGTTTGCCTCGGAAACCGGTGCCGCCGGTATGACGCAGGCCTTTGGCGTTTCGTCACCGCAGGCTTCGTCGTCCGTGGCTGAAACCGCCGGAAAGTTCTTCAAGGAGTTGGTGAACAAGGTCAATGACATGCAGCAGCAGTCCGATGTGGCCATTCAGCAGCTTGCAACCGGAGAAAACCGCAATCTTCACGAAACCATCACTCGCCGTCGAGAAGGCCAGCATATCCTTCCAGTTCATGTCGCAGGTGCGCAACAAGGCGCTTGAGGCGTACCAGGAAGTCATGCGCATGCAGGTCTGACGTTGAGTCAGGCGGCCCACGCCTGGCTCCCGAACATGGTAACGCAATCCCGAGGGGGCTGACCATACAATGCCGGAAGGTCTGAAAAGAATAGCCGAGCCGTTTCTGGCTCTGTCGCCGGGTAGGCGTCTGCTGGTTGTTGCGGTTGTGGCAATCAGCATTGTCGCGTTTGGCGCATTGATCATGGTGGCAAACCGGACGGACTACCGTCCGCTGTTCACCAACCTGACCAGTGAAGATGCCGGCGAAATAGTCAAAAAATTGAAGGATGCCAAGACACCCTACACCATCATGCCTGACGGCAAGGGGATTATGGTGCCGTCGGACCGTGTGCACGAGCTGCGGCTCTCCCTTGCTTCCGAGGGGCTTCCCCAGGGGGGCGGTGTTGGGTTCGAGATCTTTGACAGAAAAAATTTCGGCATGACGGAGTTTGTGCAGAAGCTGAACTACCAGCGGGCGCTGCAAGGGGAGCTTGCCCGGACGATTTCGCAGATTTCGGGCGTCGAGCAGGCGCGCGTGCATCTGGTGATACCGGAAAAAACCCTCTTCAAGGAATCCGAGAAGCCGCCGACGGCATCGATTGTCCTCAAGCTGAAGGGGAGCCGAAGCCTGAAGGAGAACGAGGTCCAGGGAATCATGCACCTCGTTGCTGCCTCCATTGAGGGCATGAACTCCGAGAACGTGACGGTGCTGGACAGCAAGGGAAAGATCTTGAGCAAGGGCGGTGCTGCCATGGCCGATGCCACGGCAAAGGCAACCAGTGCCATGCAGGAGATGCAACGCGCCTACGAGCGCAATCTGGAGGAACGGCTGCAGACCTTGCTTGACCCGGTTGTCGGTGGCGGCAAGTCAGTGGCCAGGGTTGCGGCAACCTTTGACTTCAAGCGGGTCGAACGGGTTGAAGAGAAGTTCGATCCCGAGAGCATTGCCGTGCGGAGTGAGCAGCGGACGGAGGAAAAGTCTTCATCGAGCTCCGGGGCGGTCGCCACGCCGGGAGTCCAGACCAACCTGGGACGCAACACCCAGGCAGGTGGCGCTGCCAACGACAACAACAACAGCAAAAACGATGAAACCCTGAACTACGAGGTCAGCCGGAGCACGGCCCGTATTATCGAGCCGGTGGGGGCGCTGGGCAAGGTGTCGGTGGCGATCCTGGTTGACGGCAAGTACGAGGCGGCACCGGTTGCCAAGGACGGCAAGGCCGCGGCTCCCAAGTACATCCCCCGCTCTCCCGAGGAGCTGCAAAAAATTGAAGCGCTGGTCAAGGGGGCCATTGGTTTCAACCCGGAGCGCGGTGATCAGTTGAGCATCCAGAATATTCCGTTCCAGGACCCCGGTGATGCCGCCGGTACTGCCGTCAGCCCGCAATGGTGGACCAATCCGTTCTTCCTGACCCTGGCCAAAAATCTGGTCATCGGCTTGGGATTCGTTGCCCTGATGCTGCTGGTTATCAAGCCGTTGTTGAATACCCTGCGGGCTGCCCGCCCGCCGCGGCTCGACATCCTTGAATCGATCACCCCGGAGGTGCAGGAGAAGATGTCGGCAAGCGAGCGGGCACAGTTGGCCATGCACATGGCCGAGCAGCAGGACCTGATTGAAAAAGCCAAGGCCAATCCGTATCAGGTTGCCCAGATTTTGCAGAACTGGATCCGGGAGGAATCCTGATGGCGCGGGACACAAGGATACGACTGGCTGTGTTTGAGGGTGCGGCACCATGAACGGTACGGAAAAGGCGGCAATTCTGCTTCTTTACCTTGGCACCGAGGCAACAGCCAAGGTGTTCGAGCATATGGAGGACGACGAGATCAAGCGTATCTCGCGCAGTATGGGGCAGTTGGGCCACGTCAACCGTACCACCATCACCCAGGTGGTCGATGAATTCAACGAGGTGATTTCTCCCGAGTCAGGCATTTTTGCCCAGGGCGACGAGTTCGTGCGCAAGGTGCTGGAAAAGGCGCTGGGTCCTGCCAAGGCCCAGATGTTGATGGATGAACTGCAGGCATCCAGCTACGGCGACCTGGTCGATATTCTCTCCTCGATGGATTCAAAGAGTATTGCCAACTTTATTTCCCAAGAGCATCCCCAGACCATCGCCGTGGTGCTTGCAAAGCTGAAATCAAAGCAGACCAGTGAGATCATTTCCGCGCTTCCCCAGGAGTTACAGGCGGAGGTGGTGTTGCGCATTGCCGATGTTGAGCAGGTGTCACCGGAAATTCTTCAGGAAATCGATGACGTCATGCGGCGCGAGCTGAAATCCATGGGGGGCGTGCAGCGGTACAAGGTGGGTGGTGTCGAGAAGGTTGTTGACATGTTCAACCACTTCGATCGCAGCAAGGAAAAACAGATTCTGGAAAAGCTGGATGTCCTCAGTCCTCCGCTTGCTGAAGTCATCCGTAAACATCTCTTCACCTTCGAGGATGTGTTCTCCCTGGATGATCGCTCCATTCAGTCGGTCATGCGCGAGGTCTCCAATGATACCCTGACCCTTGCCATGAAGACCTCCACGGATGACGTCAAAAACAAGATTTTCAAGAACATCTCCAGCCGAGCTGCGGAGATGATCAAGGAGGACCTGGAGGTGATGGGGCCGGTGCGTCTGTCGGACGTCGAAAAGGCCCAGTCCGAAATCATCAAGATCGTCCGCAAGATGGAAGAGGAAGGCAAGATCGTGCTGGGCGGCCGGGGAAGCGAAGATGTCCTCGTCTAGGATTATCAAATCAGCTGCCACGCCCCAGGGAATCACTGATTTCAGCTTTCATGCCATTGTCAGGGGAGCACCCGTTGCGACGCCGCCCCAGCAGCCCACCGGGGGGGGATTCGTGCCGCTGGGAATCTTCGACCTGTCGGAAGTCGGTCCGAAATGCGGTTTGGCGCCGCAGGTGGAACCGCAGGATGCGCCGGAAGAACCGCCGGGCCGCTTCGTCAGTGACGAGGAGTTCCAGCGTACGCAGGATGAGGCGTACCAGCGCGGGCTTCAGGATGGCAAGAATCTCGCCGAGCGAGGACTGCAGCATGTGTTCCGGACCCTGCGCACTGCGGTGGAGGATCTCCAGCTACAGCGTGAAAAGGTGCTGCGCGACTCGGAAGACCACCTGCTGTCCCTGGTCATGACCATTGCCGGCAGCGTCATTCGGCGGGAAGTGCAGCAGGACCGCGAGACCGTTGTCAGGCTGATCCAGACAGCCGTCGGGACACTGAACAAGCAGGATGAACTGGTCATCCGGGTGAATCCGGATGATCATGCCCTGCTGACGGGTAGTTATGCCGAGCTGTTGCGCCGTGAGCTGGGTACCGTATCGTTCGAGTTGAAAGGCGACCCGGCGGTTACCAGCGGCGGCTGTCTGGTGGAAACCAGGCTGGGTACGGTGGATGCCGGGCTGGAGGCGCAGCTTGCGGAGTTCTACCGCGGTCTGCTGGAAGAACAGTCTCAGCAGAGTCATGCTGCGGACGAGGAGTAAGCGGCTCGGATGCTGAAACGCAGTGTGGATATGGGGCGCTATCTGCGTGTCGCGCAGAACGTCAATCCGATCCGCCTCCATGGCAAGGTCACCCAGGTGGTGGGACTGGTCATTGAAGGGTATTGCCCGGATACCTCGGTCGGCGCCATCTGTGAAATACGTCCCCAGGGCGGAGAGGCGATTCCGGCGGAGGTGGTGGGGTTCCGGGACGGCAAGACGCTGCTGATGCCGTTGGGTGAGCTGCGGGGGGTCGGCTTGGACAGCCTGATCGCCGTGCGGCGCGAAAAAGCCACGCTGGGGGTCGGCCCCATGCTGCTGGGCCGTGTAATTGACGGACTCGGCAACCCGATCGACGAGAAGGGCCCCCTGCAGTTGGATGAGGAATATCCAATTTACGCCGTACCGGTGAACCCGATGAAGCGGCCTCCCATCCGGCG
The window above is part of the Trichlorobacter ammonificans genome. Proteins encoded here:
- a CDS encoding response regulator, which produces MEGYDKLHEMLQNALVQAGEEAGMLLGQSLSVTLTDSLTFSKSAYFGDLDDGVFVLEVESREEYPGRLYLLFNLRDAILMSSLLLGIPAARIKEKQRLSIIEADDIDAFGEIGNMVNGALNTTFQGSLSGKAHLKLQGSKKYVPEIDPLSSEEPLPDGDYLMFRSKLEMEGQEMHHLDVLIPLDLGKLYDPPAEAKPEAEPPVEESEEAAEPAVAAAAAPVADGAVGTVQAAVAGSTGEDMVVIFEDDDVDRHQMAESLKFTGFKIVESTLNADIKDILSQGNVRLVVIGSRDADDRELAVCIKINALRQEQPVPIIMSAERWTRTAVLKALKYGAREIIIKPCDYDDLVSKVRRLCRIMAV
- a CDS encoding flagellar hook-basal body complex protein FliE; the protein is MNISQIGGIGGSLQSFASPATQFTDTLANASGSGGKLNPASGFASETGAAGMTQAFGVSSPQASSSVAETAGKFFKELVNKVNDMQQQSDVAIQQLATGENRNLHETITRRREGQHILPVHVAGAQQGA
- a CDS encoding FliH/SctL family protein, with product MSSSRIIKSAATPQGITDFSFHAIVRGAPVATPPQQPTGGGFVPLGIFDLSEVGPKCGLAPQVEPQDAPEEPPGRFVSDEEFQRTQDEAYQRGLQDGKNLAERGLQHVFRTLRTAVEDLQLQREKVLRDSEDHLLSLVMTIAGSVIRREVQQDRETVVRLIQTAVGTLNKQDELVIRVNPDDHALLTGSYAELLRRELGTVSFELKGDPAVTSGGCLVETRLGTVDAGLEAQLAEFYRGLLEEQSQQSHAADEE
- the flgC gene encoding flagellar basal body rod protein FlgC, which translates into the protein MDLFTAMGTSSSALSAERTRMNLISSNLANANTTRTAEGGPYRRKDAIFLATPPTDTFGKTLAGVTATQIRQVTVSGIIEDKNAPRMQYDPSHPDATPDGYVAMPNVNVVEEMVDMITATRVYEANVMAAQAAKGMALKTLEIGR
- the fliF gene encoding flagellar basal-body MS-ring/collar protein FliF, whose amino-acid sequence is MPEGLKRIAEPFLALSPGRRLLVVAVVAISIVAFGALIMVANRTDYRPLFTNLTSEDAGEIVKKLKDAKTPYTIMPDGKGIMVPSDRVHELRLSLASEGLPQGGGVGFEIFDRKNFGMTEFVQKLNYQRALQGELARTISQISGVEQARVHLVIPEKTLFKESEKPPTASIVLKLKGSRSLKENEVQGIMHLVAASIEGMNSENVTVLDSKGKILSKGGAAMADATAKATSAMQEMQRAYERNLEERLQTLLDPVVGGGKSVARVAATFDFKRVERVEEKFDPESIAVRSEQRTEEKSSSSSGAVATPGVQTNLGRNTQAGGAANDNNNSKNDETLNYEVSRSTARIIEPVGALGKVSVAILVDGKYEAAPVAKDGKAAAPKYIPRSPEELQKIEALVKGAIGFNPERGDQLSIQNIPFQDPGDAAGTAVSPQWWTNPFFLTLAKNLVIGLGFVALMLLVIKPLLNTLRAARPPRLDILESITPEVQEKMSASERAQLAMHMAEQQDLIEKAKANPYQVAQILQNWIREES
- a CDS encoding tetratricopeptide repeat protein, whose translation is MNATWSRAMLKTMVPIGCLALVVALLFPGIVSAAPDVSANRILRVEIKNIKQLTRITLSCEAEPRYTVTALPGDRVRIRFSNTDGPLFKAKRRYSDSNIGGLVFRRSAGDMLLTFAVAPQRVGWRVVHASGVAALSIDIGPKLGEQNLPPVLPGRERIRSGAEKLLKDFDPPLKPEIPFVPTDRQVLSTLLGAEDQNVFLTAESALYKGQLTAAEEVFQQFAARQGPVRPLALYRLAEAQYRLQKYAQSLATFREAVQLWDAFFSLNPAAMFYYGDSIARNGDLPGGRQLLARLIATHADKKYAPVLLVRMADVLARQGHDAEAWAIYRTVATEFREGKAPQIARIKLADRELLHSTPDNYRTLAAVYRTLAETAADYDLREEAAFKHALLEAVNGPPDSALELVKRYQKRFPKGVFLPITKDMREDLVLLSYRAKKWDNDPPGLISLASDNQEFLALASGYPGFFPAVTEAFAKIGRPLDLIALYVNILQRPWVGRDSQAYLTLEIADQAELLGDDRMARKTLESFLRRNPDHPKVQEAREKLGALLYRAKDLTGVRAQLAWLLAKDTKAARPISYYYLGRALWESKQYAQAALAMETYAAAVRAEKEQPPLVGDAYYIAALSEQAQGRLSKAASLLQEGMNKVAPERRDQFLYKLGEVALQDNRVQQAREFFEQIVRSGTDSDWRRLARQALLDRRFPSEPQSKKP
- the fliG gene encoding flagellar motor switch protein FliG, translating into MNGTEKAAILLLYLGTEATAKVFEHMEDDEIKRISRSMGQLGHVNRTTITQVVDEFNEVISPESGIFAQGDEFVRKVLEKALGPAKAQMLMDELQASSYGDLVDILSSMDSKSIANFISQEHPQTIAVVLAKLKSKQTSEIISALPQELQAEVVLRIADVEQVSPEILQEIDDVMRRELKSMGGVQRYKVGGVEKVVDMFNHFDRSKEKQILEKLDVLSPPLAEVIRKHLFTFEDVFSLDDRSIQSVMREVSNDTLTLAMKTSTDDVKNKIFKNISSRAAEMIKEDLEVMGPVRLSDVEKAQSEIIKIVRKMEEEGKIVLGGRGSEDVLV
- a CDS encoding flagellar hook-basal body complex protein FliE, coding for MSQVRNKALEAYQEVMRMQV
- the flgB gene encoding flagellar basal body rod protein FlgB, translating into MPVEGLFSTTIDVLSKSVDLRTRAHNLTASNIANAETPGYTPKALQFEESLQQAVKKSTKRGGGTPSTTHPAHIPLKRTGDSIQQVRGDVVEVPAKTPGRDGNSVELENEMSRMMQNQVLFNASAQLLTKKFEGLRSALREGK